The proteins below are encoded in one region of Oryzias melastigma strain HK-1 linkage group LG9, ASM292280v2, whole genome shotgun sequence:
- the LOC112148958 gene encoding izumo sperm-egg fusion protein 1 isoform X1 — MAADSRGERLLMLVYLLCCVPAADTCLQCERIIRVLHEDLILSAPAVKYQVELTMICDQAYENYKLTSRQRKGVIDPTTFYRVRTEYQSEFNRFWNMNKSGSITSKTIQILEKGNRILEKHLDTFIRDGLCPNKCGFLKRRLIDCLTCKFKTYICPSPSGQPNCGENPVQAEEGGQVVFSCYQPWHYLISGKPEYYYSWAPVLPGTKKLNESDFVPLVVTHDSSVVLNQLQLDEQGTYRCSLQEENRTIFYQVTFLLTVTPLPCQTLRSFVTLPSLPYGDSDSPLQPTEARLVPVIAMAAALSLIVSVGLTVALGLIRTQKREANNLRRRWRNVTEDTENNALQL; from the exons ATGGCTGCAGACAGCAGAGGAGAGAGGCTGCTGATGCTGGTCTACCTGCTCTGCTGCGTCCCTGCAGCTGATACCTGTCTGCAATGTGAGCGCATCATCAGGGTCCTTCATGAAGACCTCATCCTCTCGGCTCCAGCAGTAAAATATCAAGTAGAGCTGACAATGATTTGCGACCAAGCCTATGAGAACTACAAGCTAACAAGTCGTCAGAGAAAAGGTGTCATTG ATCCCACAACTTTCTACAGAGTCAGAACTGAGTACCAAAGTGAATTTAATCGCTTCTGGAACATGAATAAAAGTG GGTCGATAACTTCTAAAACCATTCAGATCTTGGAGAAAGGCAATAGGATCTTGGAGAAACACTTGGACACGTTCATCCGTGATG GACTCTGCCCCAACAAGTGTG GATTTCTCAAAAGAAGATTAATTGACTGCCTTACCTGCAAATTCAAGACGTACATCTGCCCCTCTCCATCCGGTCAGCCCAACTGTGGTG AAAACCCAGTGCAAGCAGAAGAAGGAGGCCAGGTGGTGTTCAGCTGTTACCAACCATGGCATTATCTTATTTCAGGAAAACCAGAATACTACTACTCCTGGGCCCCGGTACTCCCAGGAACCAAAAAA CTAAATGAAAGTGACTTTGTGCCCTTGGTGGTGACGCATGACTCCTCCGTGGTCTTAAATCAGCTGCAACTGGATGAACAGGGAACCTATCGCTGCTCCCTGCAGGAGGAAAACAGGACCATCTTTTACCAAGTTACCTTCCTCCTTACAG TCACTCCTTTGCCTTGCCAGACTCTCAGATCTTTTGTCACCCTGCCCTCGCTACCGTATGGAGACAGCGACTCACCCCTCCAGCCCACAGAGGCCCGGCTGGTACCAGTCATTGCCATGGCTGCTGCTCTGAGTCTGATCGTGAGCGTAGGCCTCACAGTTGCTCTGGG atTGATAAGGACCCAGAAGAGAGAAGCCAACAACCTAAGACGGAGATGGAGGAACGTGACAGAAGATACAGAGAATAACGCATTACAACTGtg
- the LOC118599158 gene encoding lymphocyte antigen 6G-like, with amino-acid sequence MKLFQPLILFLTFSAACGLRCYTCTAAEPKSCTDTKACSVLFNRCFSLRVEGYDMVTKGCQSSALCYGAMSCCEGDLCNSSAQLGSSFLLIMLTSAILKLFL; translated from the exons ATGAAACTTTTTCAACCTCTGATTCTGTTCTTAACTTTCTCGGCAG CCTGTGGATTGAGATGCTACACATGCACAGCAGCCGAACCCAAATCCTGCACTGACACCAAAGCCTGTTCTGTCCTTTTCAACCGTTGTTTCTCGCTCAGAGTGGAGG GTTATGACATGGTTACCAAGGGCTGCCAATCCAGCGCGTTGTGTTACGGTGCGATGTCCTGCTGTGAAGGGGATTTGTGCAACAGCAGCGCACAACTCGGGTCCAGCTTCCTCTTAATAATGCTGACTTCAGCCATTCTCAAACTTTTCCTCTAA
- the LOC112148817 gene encoding myogenesis-regulating glycosidase: MYQIVPGTPVEQALTEGSHGSPFKKKRSSESRPLVTSGILGCVLVLAAVIAWCYYSMSLRKAQLLKNESLDLRKDGFVIHDQGGTVIFTMTFRSDSLDLDSCSKEGNVLSCTRSYSGKLNFFIQTVRSKDTVMCYRVRWEELQNNHSIEHAMAYNGSHWYGGAETAEQHWPIKIQGEQDPQPFVTSDVYSNRKAFGGILERYWLSSNATAIKINDSVPFHLGWSEKDRTLRFEARYQNSPFRPAAGQRVFPELSYRVCVGANVASIHKYMVRRYFPKPIKVPSSEVFAKPVWSTWALYKTAVSQEKLLRYASDITTHGFNCSHLELDDRYTSDYGEFDFDPQKFPNASDMFEKLRKKKFKVTLWTHPFINYDSINFGVAVEKGLFVREPSGELPALVRWWNGVGGILDFTNPEAREWFSSHLSTLKDRYQVASFKFDAGETSYLPPHFSTLMPLSDPSSFTRHYAEMALPFSDRAELRVGYQTQNVSCFYRIIDRDSVWGYELGLKSIIPTVLTISILGYQFVLPDMIGGNAYPNRTAEGKDALPDKELYIRWLELSAFLPVMQFSIPPWAYDKEVVEIARKFTELHETLVTPRVIELADEVLKTGDPIVRPLWWIANDDEAAYKIDSQFLIGDDLMVAPVLEPGKQERDIYLPAGQWRSYKGEHFDKTPLYLTDYSVDLDEIAYFTWVPSVET, from the exons ATGTATCAGATCGTTCCCGGCACTCCTGTGGAGCAGGCTTTGACCGAAGGATCCCATGGCTCGCCGTTTAAGAAAAAGCGTTCCAGTGAAAGTCGTCCGTTAGTCACATCTGGTATTCTGGGCTGTGTGCTGGTCCTAGCTGCTGTGATCGCCTGGTGCTACTACTCTATGTCTCTCCGCAAAGCACAGCTGCTGAAGAACGAGTCACTCGACCTGAGGAAAGACGGGTTCGTCATACACGACCAGGGAGGGACTGTCATCTTCACCATGACCTTCAG GTCTGACAGTCTGGATCTGGACTCCTGCTCGAAGGAGGGAAACGTTCTCAGCTGCACTCGCTCATACTCCGGAAAGCTGAACTTCTTTATCCAGACGGTGCGATCAAAAGACACCGTGATGTGTTACCGGGTTCGCTGGGAGGAGCTGCAAAATAATCACTCAATTGAACATGCCATGGCGTACAATGGTTCCCATTGGTACGGAGGGGCAGAGACGGCCGAGCAGCACTGGCCCATCAAGATCCAAGGGGAACAGGACCCGCAGCCCTTCGTCACCAGTGACGTCTACTCCAACAGAAAAGCTTTTGGGGGAATCCTTGAGCGGTACTGGCTGTCGTCGAACGCAACCGCCATCAAGATCAACGATTCAGTACCGTTTCATTTGGGTTGGTCAGAGAAGGACAGAACACTCAGGTTTGAGGCGCGGTACCAGAACTCCCCCTTCAGACCAGCAGCAGGACAGAGGGTCTTTCCTGAGCTCAGCTACAGAGTTTGTGTGGGGGCCAACGTTGCCTCCATCCACAAATACATG GTTCGGCGGTACTTCCCTAAGCCCATCAAAGTCCCTTCTTCTGAGGTTTTTGCAAAGCCAGTGTGGTCCACATGGGCTCTCTACAAGACGGCTGTGAGTCAGGAGAAGCTGCTTCGCTATGCTAGTGACATCACCACGCACGGCTTCAACTGCTCCCATCTGGAGCTGGACGACCGCTACACCTCAGACTACGGGGAGTTTGACTTTGACCCGCAGAAGTTCCCAAATGCCAGCGACATGTTCGAGAAACTCAGAAAGAAGAAGTTTAAAGTGACGCTGTGGACGCATCCGTTCATCAACTACGACTCCATCAATTTTGGCGTGGCGGTGGAGAAAGGCCTGTTTGTTCGGGAGCCCAGTGGCGAGCTGCCCGCTCTGGTTCGCTGGTGGAACGGAGTGGGAGGCATCTTGGACTTCACCAACCCAGAAGCCAGAGAGTGGTTTTCCTCACACCTGAGCACGCTGAAAGATCGCTACCAAGTGGCTTCCTTTAAGTTTGATGCCGGAGAGACGAGCTACCTCCCGCCACATTTTAGCACCCTGATGCCGCTGTCCGACCCCTCCTCCTTCACCCGGCACTATGCCGAGATGGCGCTGCCGTTCAGCGACCGGGCTGAGCTGCGGGTGGGGTACCAGACTCAAAACGTCTCTTGCTTCTACAGGATCATTGACAGGGACTCAGTGTGGGGTTATGAGCTCGGGCTCAAGTCCATCATCCCCACCGTTCTTACCATCAGTATTCTGGGCTACCAGTTTGTCTTACCTGATATGATAGGTGGGAATGCATATCCCAACCGCACTGCAG AGGGAAAAGATGCTCTCCCAGACAAAGAGCTTTACATCAGGTGGTTGGAGCTGTCGGCTTTTTTACCCGTCATGCAGTTCTCTATTCCTCCGTGGGCCTACGACAAAGAG GTGGTGGAAATCGCCCGGAAGTTCACGGAACTTCATGAAACTCTGGTGACCCCGAGGGTCATAGAACTCGCAGATGAAGTCCTTAAAACCGGAGACCCAATCGTACGGCCGCTGTGGTGGATCGCTAACGATGACGAGGCGGCCTATAAGATCGACTCTCAGTTCCTGATCGGCGATGACCTGATGGTGGCTCCTGTGTTGGAACCAGGAAAACAAGAGAGGGACATCTATCTCCCTGCAGGACAATGGAGAAGCTACAAGGGggaacattttgacaaaactcCTCTGTACCTCACCGATTACTCCGTGGACCTGGATGAAATCGCTTACTTCACATGGGTCCCTTCTGTCGAGACCTAA
- the LOC112148958 gene encoding izumo sperm-egg fusion protein 1 isoform X2, whose protein sequence is MAADSRGERLLMLVYLLCCVPAADTCLQCERIIRVLHEDLILSAPAVKYQVELTMICDQAYENYKLTSRQRKGVIDPTTFYRVRTEYQSEFNRFWNMNKSGSITSKTIQILEKGNRILEKHLDTFIRDGLCPNKCGFLKRRLIDCLTCKFKTYICPSPSGQPNCGENPVQAEEGGQVVFSCYQPWHYLISGKPEYYYSWAPVLPGTKKLNESDFVPLVVTHDSSVVLNQLQLDEQGTYRCSLQEENRTIFYQVTFLLTGSGRLFQILLSIRMGKQWRSK, encoded by the exons ATGGCTGCAGACAGCAGAGGAGAGAGGCTGCTGATGCTGGTCTACCTGCTCTGCTGCGTCCCTGCAGCTGATACCTGTCTGCAATGTGAGCGCATCATCAGGGTCCTTCATGAAGACCTCATCCTCTCGGCTCCAGCAGTAAAATATCAAGTAGAGCTGACAATGATTTGCGACCAAGCCTATGAGAACTACAAGCTAACAAGTCGTCAGAGAAAAGGTGTCATTG ATCCCACAACTTTCTACAGAGTCAGAACTGAGTACCAAAGTGAATTTAATCGCTTCTGGAACATGAATAAAAGTG GGTCGATAACTTCTAAAACCATTCAGATCTTGGAGAAAGGCAATAGGATCTTGGAGAAACACTTGGACACGTTCATCCGTGATG GACTCTGCCCCAACAAGTGTG GATTTCTCAAAAGAAGATTAATTGACTGCCTTACCTGCAAATTCAAGACGTACATCTGCCCCTCTCCATCCGGTCAGCCCAACTGTGGTG AAAACCCAGTGCAAGCAGAAGAAGGAGGCCAGGTGGTGTTCAGCTGTTACCAACCATGGCATTATCTTATTTCAGGAAAACCAGAATACTACTACTCCTGGGCCCCGGTACTCCCAGGAACCAAAAAA CTAAATGAAAGTGACTTTGTGCCCTTGGTGGTGACGCATGACTCCTCCGTGGTCTTAAATCAGCTGCAACTGGATGAACAGGGAACCTATCGCTGCTCCCTGCAGGAGGAAAACAGGACCATCTTTTACCAAGTTACCTTCCTCCTTACAG GGAGTGGAAGACTGTTCCAGATTTTattgagcatcagaatggggaaaCAATGGAGATCAAAGTGA
- the LOC112147965 gene encoding prostate stem cell antigen-like: MILFKLLILLIALSAALGLRCYSCTAADPKSCTDSKACASLFNRCYTVRVGSFDMVTKGCQTSALCGGPVSCCEGDLCNSSAQPGSSFILMVLTSATFLLFH; encoded by the exons ATgatactttttaaacttttaattctgCTCATAGCTTTGTCAGCAG CACTGGGTCTGAGATGCTACTCATGCACAGCAGCCGACCCCAAATCCTGCACTGACTCCAAAGCCTGTGCCAGCCTTTTCAACCGTTGTTACACAGTCAGAGTGGGCA GTTTTGACATGGTTACCAAGGGCTGCCAAACCAGTGCACTGTGTGGGGGTCCCGTGTCCTGCTGTGAAGGGGATCTGTGCAACAGCAGCGCACAACCTGGATCCAGTTTCATCTTGATGGTTCTGACTTCAGCCACGTTCCTACTTTTTCACTAA
- the LOC112148681 gene encoding prostate stem cell antigen gives MMLLKLLILFLTLSAACGLRCYSCTAVKSKSCTDTEACPALLNRCYSLKVDGVDIVTKGCQTSLMCVDPISCCEGDLCNSSARPGSSFLLMMLTSAAFILVL, from the exons ATGATgcttttgaaacttttaattcTGTTCTTAACTTTGTCAGCAG cCTGTGGATTGAGATGCTACTCATGCACAGCAGTCAAATCCAAATCCTGCACCGACACCGAAGCCTGCCCTGCCCTTTTAAACCGCTGTTACTCGCTCAAGGTGGATG GTGTTGACATTGTTACCAAGGGCTGCCAAACCAGTCTGATGTGTGTTGATCCAATATCCTGCTGTGAAGGGGATCTGTGCAACAGCAGCGCACGACCTGGCTCCAGTTTCCTCTTGATGATGCTGACTTCAGCCGCGTTCATACTTGTTCTCTAA